A window of the Deltaproteobacteria bacterium genome harbors these coding sequences:
- a CDS encoding acetate/propionate family kinase: MEDEHRKKILTINSGSSSIKFSLYRMEKEEERILTGEMQGIGPDGGLFSARNGEGETWIHEERSLPDHGTAMRLLLDRLRGQALDRDLDAVGHRVVHGGIRHSRPERITPGLLAELKRLTPFVPEHLPHELSAIETIGRDYPALAQVACFDTMFHRRMPPVAQRYPFPGDLFGNGVLRYGFHGLSYEYIMEVLKQEAGREAAAGRIIIAHLGHGASMAAVHKGQCLDTTMGFTPAGGLVMSTRSGDLDPGLLLYLLEQKRMTPRELNELVNRRSGLLGVSGTSGDMKELLAKEEKDPRAKDAVDLFCYQARKFLGGLTAALGGLDTLVFTGGIGEHAAKIRRRICDGLEFLELTLDPERNRSHAPIISASGSRVTVRVTHTNEELMIARHTAYLLRNVAP; the protein is encoded by the coding sequence ATGGAAGATGAACACCGGAAAAAGATCCTGACGATCAACAGCGGCTCTTCCAGCATCAAGTTCTCTCTCTACCGAATGGAAAAAGAGGAGGAGCGAATCCTGACGGGAGAGATGCAGGGAATCGGACCGGACGGGGGTCTCTTTTCCGCCCGGAACGGGGAGGGCGAAACGTGGATCCATGAGGAACGTTCCCTTCCCGACCACGGGACGGCGATGCGGCTTCTCCTCGACCGGCTGCGGGGGCAGGCCCTCGATCGGGACCTGGACGCGGTGGGGCACCGGGTGGTACACGGGGGCATTCGCCACAGCCGGCCGGAACGGATCACCCCCGGGCTGCTCGCGGAGCTGAAACGCCTGACCCCCTTCGTGCCGGAACATCTCCCCCACGAGTTGTCCGCCATCGAAACGATCGGCCGGGACTATCCCGCCCTGGCCCAGGTTGCCTGCTTCGACACGATGTTTCACCGCCGGATGCCCCCCGTGGCCCAGCGATACCCGTTCCCGGGAGATTTGTTCGGGAATGGAGTCCTCCGATACGGATTTCACGGTCTTTCCTACGAATATATCATGGAGGTGCTGAAACAGGAGGCGGGCCGGGAGGCGGCCGCCGGCCGCATCATCATCGCCCACCTCGGACACGGCGCCTCCATGGCCGCCGTGCACAAAGGACAGTGCCTCGATACGACCATGGGCTTTACCCCGGCCGGGGGACTGGTCATGAGCACACGATCCGGGGATCTCGATCCCGGCCTGCTTCTCTACCTTCTGGAACAGAAGCGAATGACACCCCGGGAGCTGAATGAGCTGGTGAATCGCAGGTCCGGCCTTCTCGGGGTTTCGGGAACTTCCGGCGATATGAAGGAATTGCTGGCAAAAGAAGAAAAAGATCCCCGGGCCAAAGATGCCGTGGACCTTTTCTGCTACCAGGCCCGGAAGTTTCTCGGAGGGCTGACGGCAGCGCTGGGCGGGCTTGACACCCTTGTCTTCACCGGGGGGATCGGAGAGCATGCCGCAAAGATCCGGCGGCGCATCTGCGACGGACTGGAATTCCTGGAACTCACGCTTGATCCGGAGCGGAACCGGAGCCATGCGCCGATCATCTCGGCGTCCGGTTCCCGGGTTACGGTCCGTGTGACCCATACGAATGAGGAGCTGATGATCGCCCGGCATACGGCCTACCTGCTCCGTAATGTAGCACCATAA
- a CDS encoding TIGR03790 family protein has translation MPAQIFSLLLLCFFSVVVPLSTPAEAVLLPEEILVLVNSRTSASVRLGKFYMARRHIPAGHLSALDMPKGEQISRRDYARLIAAPLRKIVRKLRSRGEKIRCIVTTYGVPLRIGPQRPAGVSDGEVRAVRKSVRKKKKAFSVLQKDRKKGSLRRLKEEIRRVNAQLNHLSGRDTVASVDSELALLLSVPYPLAGPRPNPDFLGNREKGGRKKPVLLVSRLDAPTVALARGLVETAIRVEKRGLSGKLYLDARGLRSGKSAYGNYDENIRRTAKILRKAAFPVVLDSRPELFGPGDCPNAALYCGWYSLAEYRDAFTWVRGAVGYHVASAECRSLHGKKGNYWVKRMIEKGVTATLGPVAEPYLAAFPPPSIFFPLLMTGRYTLVEVFALSNPFLSWRMVLIGDPLYTPFKNRPAYFLLTPPPPPA, from the coding sequence ATGCCTGCACAAATCTTCTCACTCCTGTTGCTTTGCTTCTTTTCTGTGGTCGTTCCTCTGTCGACACCGGCGGAAGCCGTTCTCCTCCCGGAAGAGATCCTGGTCCTGGTGAATTCCCGCACCTCCGCATCGGTGCGACTGGGGAAATTCTACATGGCCCGGAGGCACATTCCCGCCGGACATCTTTCCGCCCTTGACATGCCGAAAGGAGAACAGATCTCCCGGCGTGACTATGCGCGGTTGATCGCTGCCCCCCTTAGAAAGATCGTGAGAAAGCTTCGCTCCCGGGGGGAGAAGATTCGCTGTATCGTGACCACCTACGGCGTCCCCCTCCGGATCGGCCCGCAACGCCCCGCCGGGGTTTCGGACGGGGAGGTCCGGGCGGTACGGAAATCCGTCCGGAAAAAGAAGAAGGCGTTCTCCGTTCTTCAAAAGGATCGGAAAAAGGGGAGCCTGCGGAGATTGAAGGAGGAGATCCGCAGGGTAAATGCACAACTCAATCATCTTTCCGGCAGGGATACCGTTGCGTCGGTGGACTCCGAACTTGCCCTTCTTCTTTCCGTTCCCTATCCGCTTGCCGGGCCGCGTCCCAATCCCGATTTCCTGGGAAATCGAGAAAAAGGCGGCAGGAAGAAACCGGTATTGCTGGTGAGCCGATTAGACGCCCCGACGGTCGCACTGGCCCGCGGCCTGGTTGAAACGGCAATCCGGGTGGAAAAGAGAGGGCTTTCCGGCAAATTATACCTCGATGCCAGGGGACTGAGATCCGGCAAGAGCGCTTACGGGAATTATGACGAGAATATCCGGAGAACCGCAAAAATCCTCCGGAAGGCAGCCTTTCCCGTGGTTCTGGATAGTCGGCCGGAACTCTTCGGGCCGGGCGACTGCCCCAACGCGGCACTCTATTGCGGATGGTACAGCCTTGCAGAATACCGGGATGCCTTTACATGGGTCAGGGGCGCAGTGGGGTACCATGTGGCCAGTGCCGAATGCAGATCCCTGCACGGGAAGAAAGGGAACTACTGGGTAAAAAGAATGATTGAAAAAGGGGTGACGGCAACCCTGGGGCCGGTGGCGGAGCCCTATCTCGCGGCCTTTCCACCCCCCTCGATTTTCTTCCCCCTGCTCATGACCGGGCGCTATACCCTCGTGGAGGTTTTTGCACTGAGCAACCCTTTTCTCTCTTGGCGGATGGTCCTGATCGGAGACCCGCTCTATACCCCCTTCAAGAACCGTCCCGCCTATTTCCTGTTGACCCCTCCGCCGCCGCCGGCTTGA